A window of Sporichthyaceae bacterium genomic DNA:
GCGCCACTTGTAGAACCACGCCGCGCTGACCCCCAGTGCCCGACACGCGGTGGCGTGCGGGATCTGGTGCTCGGCCCTCTGGGCGGCGATGAACCGCGCCACCGCTACCGGCCCATCGCCTCGTTGACCCAGAGGGCCACTGAGCGCTTGAGGACATCACGCTGCATCCGCAGCTCGATGTTCTCGGTCCGCAGCCGCAGTAGCTCCGCGCGCTCCGACTCGCTCAACGCCGGGTTGCCGCCCTCATTGCTGCGCCGCAGGCGAGCGCACCAGTTGCCCAGCGTGCCCTCGTT
This region includes:
- a CDS encoding transposase, which produces MPRQYRKFDQEFRDGAVRLVLETGKPIAQVARELGINEGTLGNWCARLRRSNEGGNPALSESERAELLRLRTENIELRMQRDVLKRSVALWVNEAMGR